GTTATTTTTGATAATTCCCCCAGGTTATATGTAGTAATAAGCCCAAGAGGGTATGGGAGAAGAGGCTCTTCTTTCTATGAGTCTTGTCTACATATCCAAATAGCCTCTAATATAAACTGTGTTATtagtataaataatatacatgcaACAGAAAATAGTGATTTGTAATAAATTTGAATACATATTAGGTCCTCATTATGTCAGATATAagttattgttttaaaaatgttcatgtCCTGGGCTGTAGCAGTTTTGCTGCTATCGCTCAATGCAGCTGTTCTCATACAATGTTTTACTTGATTATTTTAGAAGTACAATCTTCCCCTCCCGAAGTACCTGTGAGAGCACTGATATAATTAGAGCCTTAGAACTATTATTTTGTGACATGGATTGTCCCActaattattaattgtaaaaGTGTCTCTGGTTTCTAATCAGTATAATACAGTGAATGTGAATCATTGCCACAGCTACTGTTTGCATCACCTATTTATATAAATGACACCACTTACACCTAAATAGGTGTAAGTGTTATAGGTGTAAGTGGCATCAGTATTGTTACAAATTAGATGTATACTTTTAAGGTACTGGTGATATAGATAATAGGAGGATAAAAGCACCATTTGCTTATGTTTCTCCATTGTCTATGGGAGAGCCTAGGTATTGTGGATGGACCATGTCACTGACTAGTAAGGCTTCATGTCCTATGATGCTAGCTGGGCAATGTCTATATGTAGGAAATGTTACTCACCAAAGTCTGCATTTTATCTGGAGTTGTACAATGTGTCTGTAGCTGGGTCTTGGTAGTGGGCTTGTATTCAATTTTAAGATTTTATCTGTTTAACAGACCTTTCATAATtactatatgtatatttataattgtaataaaacattcataGTTGCATTACTTCAAAAATCTATATGCCTTGGGCTGTAgcaattttaattattattgtagaATGAAGCTGATATAGTTATAAAGTAATATAAAGTTATAGttctaaaataatacttaaatcAGTTGAACATCACAAACTCACTCAAATTGCAGAAACAGTACATTGCAATCTGTCTCTCAATGTAAACAAATAAGATGtttatttgcatacatttatttttctttctagcAGATGGACACAAAAGCTGGAATAACTCGGAGGGACATCTAATTTTATATTCAGATTTTAAAATAGAAGATGACAACATCACAGGACAATCTCCAGGAGAAAATCccattaacataaatatatatccacTACTTAACAGTGCAGATATATCAACTGATCCCTCTAATCATGAGGAATGTTCTCCTGATAACTTAAATATTCTTACACATACTACAGCTCATAGAGTGGATAAAATATTTCACTGTTCTGAATGTGATAAATGTTTTAGATATCAGTCACACTTTGtcagacatcagagaactcacacaggtgagaagccatttccatgttctgaatgtgggaaatgttttacacagaaatcagaacTTGCTGCACACCAgcaaattcacacaggtgagaagccattttcatgttctgagtgtggaaaatgttttatacGCACATCACAACTTCTTATACAccaaagaattcacacaggtgaaaaaccattccCATgtcctgagtgtgggaaatgttttacagataaagcaactcttgttcaacatcagagaAATCACACAGGTGAGAGGCCCTTTCTGTGTTCTGAATGTGACAAAAGTTTTAAACGAAAATCaagtcttgttgaacatcagagagatCACACAGGAGAGaggccatttccatgttctgagtgtgggaaatgctttaAACGCACGTCACATGTTATTATACACCAAAGAATTCATACAGGTGAAACaccattcccatgttctgagtgtgggaaatgcttttCAGTTAAaacaaatcttgttaaacatcagaaaattcacacaggtgagaagccatttccatgctctgagtgtggaaaatgttttataagCACATCACAACTTATTATACAccaaagaattcacacaggtgaaacaccattcccatgttctgagtgtgggaaatgttttacagataaagcaactcttgttcaacatcagagaaaccacacaggtgaaaagccattttcatgctccgagtgtgggaaatgttttaaacgAAAATCaagtcttgttgaacatcagagagatCACACAGAAGAgaggccattttcatgttctgagtgtgggaaatgctttacAGTTAAATCAACTCTTGTTGACCACCagcgaattcacacaggtgagaagccatttacaTGCtctaattgtgggaaatgttttacacttaaatcaaATTTTGTTGAccaccagagaattcacacaggtgaaaaaccattcggatgttctgagtgtgggaaatgctttacAGTTAAAACAAATCTTATtagacatcagaaaattcacacaggtgaaaagccattttcatgctctgagtgtgggaaatgtttcacaAATAAATCAACTCTTGATCAACATcatagaactcacacaggtgagaggcCCTTTCTGTGTTCTGAGTGTGACAAAAGTTTTAAACGAAAATCAACTCTTGTTAAGCATCAGAAaagtcacacaggtgaaaagccatttccatgcactgtgtgtggaaaatgttttatacagacaTCAGATCttcttaaacatcagagaactcacagagGATACAAACACTTTTAATGAGCTGATGGACATGAAACAGGATTTCAGCAGTACTCAAAATATTGCAAAATCAGTGAATTTTACCAATGTAAATTCTAAAAAGAATCATAAATACATATAGACTCTATGCTGAAAGATATATTGTCATCACTGAGTAATGGAGGCTAATTCAAAGTTCCagtcacacatatataatataattcagtTACCAtccacagacatatatatatatatatatatatatatatgtcctcaaCAATATTCCTTATTATGTAGTTTATGTAGATATCAGCATAACTTTCATAGTATTTAAAAGACCACATTGTCATTATGTAAGGTCCTAACTaatatatattagttatattataataatatattacatcatGTTTGGTCATACTCTAATTGTATATCTTAAGAAAGTTACAGAAATAGAAGCACCAAAACACATCCGGCATGTACGATCAGGAGGATACATATAATCACAGTTGTTTTGTACTACATGAAGCAAGGTTTTTCCAAACAATTACAGCTTACCACTTAGTggtggcagacattttgtgggctgaacctacATCCATGAGAATGCCGTCTATCactgaccagtgacatcactgagatactTCATGACTAATATTCATGTGACCAGGTTATTAGTGAATGGGTTAGCTGTATTCTAAAGAATGCCGACAATTCTTTCCTGAAGTGTGTAGGTTACAAATGTGTTTTAATTAATGTGATGAATATATGTAACATCTTAAACATTAGAATTGTTTCTCTTTCTGGGCAAGTTAAAGTGCACTGTTCGCCCTTGTTTTATACCTCATATATTGTGTATCATAGTTTATTCAGTGACTGATGGAAATTACAGTACAGTGCATATATGGACATTACATGCAATTATGTGGTCACtacacaaatgtaataaaatctaaaattagCCAACcaattttacttttgttttttcttaaggTTATTTAAACGAGGGAAAAAGGGAAATGAAGAGCTGATAAGGGGTCCTGTGTACAAAGTATTGGTTGGCAATATACAATCAATCAATATACAAGCCTCTGGATCTAAATCACCAAGCCATGAACACCGGAGAGTGTTCAACAACACAGGATATTGATACAGTCAGTCTGCATAAGTTTCTGGTCGTGACGTATTCGACCCACTGGTTACTTCGTCTTTGGGGGTTAGTATTGGACCCATTTTGCAGTCATATGACCAGGTTGAATCTCGTGATTGGCACTTGTTGCTTATTTAAATGTAGCTCATCCTTATAACTGCGTTGTTCTGCCATTTTTATGTTTACCaactgtgaggataccaggttaATTCTTGCCAGCTGGTTAGTTTGCCCATAGACAGACTTTTGTACCAGCCTGACACCTGGTACCCCTAATTGGACAAAAATTCAATTTGGCAAACTGTTACAACAAGGAACAGTTTTGCTTTTACAACTAATACTAACACATAGTTCACAGCTATTTCAAGGGAGAAATACCAGGGGTGAATTGCTAACCAAGGTGCCTAATATACAACCCTAACATAAAGGAGCTAGATTCACCATTTATTCCT
The nucleotide sequence above comes from Mixophyes fleayi isolate aMixFle1 chromosome 6, aMixFle1.hap1, whole genome shotgun sequence. Encoded proteins:
- the LOC142159807 gene encoding uncharacterized protein LOC142159807 isoform X2 codes for the protein MSTADGHKSWNNSEGHLILYSDFKIEDDNITGQSPGENPININIYPLLNSADISTDPSNHEECSPDNLNILTHTTAHRVDKIFHCSECDKCFRYQSHFVRHQRTHTGEKPFPCSECGKCFTQKSELAAHQQIHTGEKPFSCSECGKCFIRTSQLLIHQRIHTGEKPFPCPECGKCFTDKATLVQHQRNHTGERPFLCSECDKSFKRKSSLVEHQRDHTGERPFPCSECGKCFKRTSHVIIHQRIHTGETPFPCSECGKCFSVKTNLVKHQKIHTGEKPFPCSECGKCFISTSQLIIHQRIHTGETPFPCSECGKCFTDKATLVQHQRNHTGEKPFSCSECGKCFKRKSSLVEHQRDHTEERPFSCSECGKCFTVKSTLVDHQRIHTGEKPFTCSNCGKCFTLKSNFVDHQRIHTGEKPFGCSECGKCFTVKTNLIRHQKIHTGEKPFSCSECGKCFTNKSTLDQHHRTHTGERPFLCSECDKSFKRKSTLVKHQKSHTGEKPFPCTVCGKCFIQTSDLLKHQRTHRGYKHF
- the LOC142159807 gene encoding uncharacterized protein LOC142159807 isoform X1, which translates into the protein MENHQTLTSLDHLSVSMRMENVRSHKNGRILNLTLEIIHLLIGEDFTVVKKTSGECEAPSSRPCVSDSLIHERDNEQRILELTNKIIQLLTGEVPIRCQDVTVYFSMEEWEYLEGHKGLYKDVVMENQQPITSLDGSSNRNIQQRCPRPLYSQDHTEENYNVPQDYQGEVQTDIKVEEIEGEDESYVRGDQQCKREEIPTDISTADGHKSWNNSEGHLILYSDFKIEDDNITGQSPGENPININIYPLLNSADISTDPSNHEECSPDNLNILTHTTAHRVDKIFHCSECDKCFRYQSHFVRHQRTHTGEKPFPCSECGKCFTQKSELAAHQQIHTGEKPFSCSECGKCFIRTSQLLIHQRIHTGEKPFPCPECGKCFTDKATLVQHQRNHTGERPFLCSECDKSFKRKSSLVEHQRDHTGERPFPCSECGKCFKRTSHVIIHQRIHTGETPFPCSECGKCFSVKTNLVKHQKIHTGEKPFPCSECGKCFISTSQLIIHQRIHTGETPFPCSECGKCFTDKATLVQHQRNHTGEKPFSCSECGKCFKRKSSLVEHQRDHTEERPFSCSECGKCFTVKSTLVDHQRIHTGEKPFTCSNCGKCFTLKSNFVDHQRIHTGEKPFGCSECGKCFTVKTNLIRHQKIHTGEKPFSCSECGKCFTNKSTLDQHHRTHTGERPFLCSECDKSFKRKSTLVKHQKSHTGEKPFPCTVCGKCFIQTSDLLKHQRTHRGYKHF